One Scomber scombrus chromosome 4, fScoSco1.1, whole genome shotgun sequence genomic region harbors:
- the rmi1 gene encoding recQ-mediated genome instability protein 1, whose amino-acid sequence MAPEIQVVVRATQTWLQSSWHVQVPFAWLEACVEWLQEEAGGAGRLSQQQINQQALDQWLLTDLRDLDYPVLPEGLAQPQKTELRGIFCVQVDSLLDISQPAYGQLQKWRGTACANDEVSAITQNTQRPWEARTTRMLLLQVTDGVQSLEAMEYQPIPALTSALRPGVKLQLQGNMVCRLGMLLLGPSNVKVLGGEVEDLVDRNNQERVLCRTLGLPEEQQQDGEEAQPSHQGNQESEDLELDDQDLLASLEAQEEVERPPVWPVRDSGYRTRSEPSTQSLRSSSVRSLISSASSRSEASAHSYSSGLTQSSRGGSVQGYRHIDEQEESDLIDHLSSDHVIQQENTDHSMADEDFPDEDFDDLPLDELDSVIFQESTDVTARSDSGHRSTSQDHNRITGSSSDRTTKPQTAQFEQPILTGSASRLSSSNSRFTSQQRDSQSCMRGALGPSVEANFKPVFSSTASEPSCERGRSLTNDESDFMDEDMDCFLEEVDTYGVQTREPDVHQGPSRDREYATKQTETSGTGFKVTCKSSSNVADTFKESSHSVPQRQSHTSSSAEFHRLSARNDPQGDSTVPVLSLTSPPFTYLCLLDELISKPHPHSIKICIKAFIVTLLGKLSSNNGVWRVSATISDGTGYLDVELSDEVLIGLLSFSVAEKGALKRDPARRHELDAGMRRCQEELVDMCCVMTIAVEPEGKNAVVTKADPVNEKVLQELERKVRDRRK is encoded by the exons ATGGCTCCTGAGATCCAGGTTGTGGTACGTGCGACCCAAACCTGGCTGCAGTCGTCCTGGCATGTTCAGGTGCCCTTTGCCTGGCTGGAAGCCTGTGTGGAGTGGCTacaggaggaggcaggaggagcaGGTCGTCTGTCACAGCAGCAAATCAACCAACAG GCGCTGGACCAGTGGCTGTTGACAGACCTGAGGGACCTGGACTACCCTGTTCTCCCTGAAGGACTCGCTCAACCCCAGAAGACAGAGCTCAGGGGCATCTTCTGTGTCCAG GTTGACTCATTACTGGACATCAGTCAGCCTGCGTATGGTCAGCTGCAAAAGTGGCGGGGCACAGCATGTGCCAATGACGAGGTGTCTGCTatcacacagaacacacagagGCCCTGGGAAGCCAGGACAACCCGTATGCTACTACTGCAG GTGACAGATGGAGTCCAGAGCTTGGAAGCCATGGAGTATCAGCCTATACCTGCACTGACCTCAGCTCTTAG GCCTGGTGTGAAGCTGCAGTTACAAGGGAACATGGTTTGCAGACTTGGGATGCTGTTGTTGGGGCCGTCCAACGTCAAGGTCCTGGGTGGTGAGGTGGAAGACTTGGTGGATAGAAACAACCAG GAACGAGTGCTGTGTCGGACGCTGGGACTTCCTGAAGAGCAGCAACAGGATGGGGAAGAGGCTCAGCCATCACACCAAG gCAACCAGGAATCTGAGGACCTTGAACTAGATGACCAAGACTTGTTGGCCAGTCTGGAGGCccaggaggaggtggaaaggCCTCCAGTTTGGCCTGTTAGAGACAGCGGCTACAGGACACGCAGCGAGCCCTCCACTCAGTCTTTGAGAAGCTCCTCTGTCAGGAGCCTCATCTCATCTGCCTCATCCAG AAGTGAAGCCTCCGCCCACTCATACAGCAGTGGTTTGACCCAGAGCAGCAGAGGTGGTTCAGTCCAAGGTTACCGACACATTGATGAACAAGAGGAGTCTGACCTCATTGACCACTTATCTTCTGACCATGTGATTCAACAAGAGAACACAGATCACAGCATGGCAGATGAAGATTTTCCTGATGAAGATTTTGACGACCTTCCCCTGGATGAGTTGGACAGTGTGATTTTTCAGGAAAGCACGGATGTCACCGCACGGTCCGATAGTGGTCACAGAAGCACGTCACAGGATCACAACAGAATAACGGGAAGTAGTTCGGACAGAACAACAAAACCCCAAACTGCTCAGTTCGAGCAGCCCATTTTGACCGGCTCAGCATCACGGCTTAGCTCAAGCAACTCCAGATTTACTTCACAACAGAGAGACAGTCAAAGCTGTATGAGAGGAGCTTTAGGACCTTCAGTTGAAGCGAATTTCAAACCTGTCTTTTCCTCAACAGCTTCAGAGCCATCATGTGAAAGAGGCCGTTCTCTAACTAACGATGAGAGTGATTTCATGGATGAGGATATGGACTGCTTTCTTGAAGAGGTAGACACCTATGGAGTGCAAACCAGAGAGCCAGATGTTCACCAAGGACCtagcagagacagagagtatgctacaaaacaaacagaaacttcAGGCACCGGTTTTAAAGTGACCTGCAAATCATCAAGCAATGTAGCAGATACCTTTAAGGAAAGCTCACACAGCGTACCTCAGAGGCAAAGTCACACCTCAAGCTCTGCAGAATTTCATAGATTATCTGCAAGAAATGACCCACAGGGTGACAGCACTGTCCCCGTTCTCTCCCTGACCTCTCCACCATTTACATACTTGTGCCTGCTAGATGAACTGATCTCTAAACCACACCCGCACTCCATAAAGATCTGCATCAAAGCTTTCATTGTGACTCTCTTGGGGAAACTGAGCAGCAACAACGGTGTTTGGCGGGTCAGCGCTACAATATCTGACGGAACTGGTTACCTGGACGTGGAGCTGTCAGATGAGGTTTTGATAGGCCTGCTGAGTTTCTCTGTGGCAGAGAAGGGTGCTCTAAAGCGCGACCCTGCCAGGAGACATGAGCTGGATGCTGGAATGAGAAGATGTCAAGAAGAGCTGGTGGACATGTGTTGTGTTATGACTATCGCAGTTGAACCAGAGGGGAAAAATGCTGTGGTGACCAAGGCAGACCCTGTCAATGAGAAAGTACTCCAGGAGCTAGAGCGGAAGGTGAGAGACAggagaaaataa
- the hnrnpk gene encoding heterogeneous nuclear ribonucleoprotein K isoform X2: METEIEQQEETAFSNTETNGKRPAEDADEQKSFKRSRNSDEMVELRILLQSKNAGAVIGKGGKNIKALRTDFNASVSVPDSSGPERILSISADIETVGEILLKIIPTLEEQYNGMDFDCELRLLIHQSLAGSIIGVKGAKIKELRENTKTSIKLFQECCPQSTDRVVLVGGKTERVVECIKTMLELIAEAPIKGRAQPYDPNFYDETYEYGGFTVMFEERGGGRRLMGGFPMRGGRSSGGDRGFERMPSSRGGRGPMPPSRRDYDEMSPRRGPPPPHPSRVGRGSGRGRNMPMGHPHRGGDDRYYDSYRGSDDRSNDRRGRPDRYSDNMSGGGYDNSSSWDSYQSGGRGSYSDMGGPVITTQVTIPKDLAGSIIGKGGQRIKQIRHESGASIKIDEPLEGSEDRIITITGTQDQIQNAQYLLQNSVKQYSGHLL; encoded by the exons ATGGAGACAGAAATCGAACAGCAAGAAGAGACTGCATTCAGCAACACAGAGACTAATG GTAAGCGCCCCGCTGAGGATGCAGATGAGCAGAAATCATTCAAGCGCTCTAGGAATTCGGACGAGATGGTTGAGCTTCGCATCCTCCTGCAGAGCAAA AATGCAGGAGCTGTAATTGGGAAGGGTGGCAAAAACATCAAAGCCCTTCGCACAGAC TTCAATGCCAGTGTGTCAGTCCCAGACAGCAGTGGGCCTGAGCG CATCCTGAGCATCAGTGCCGACATAGAGACAGTTGGAGAAATCCTGCTGAAGATCATACCAACCCTGGAAGAG CAGTACAATGGAATGGATTTTGACTGTGAGCTTCGTCTGCTGATCCACCAGAGCCTGGCTGGCTCCATTATCGGTGTGAAGGGAGCCAAGATCAAGGAGCTCCGAGAG AACACAAAGACCAGCATTAAGCTGTTCCAGGAGTGTTGTCCTCAGTCGACAGACCGGGTGGTGCTGGTTGGTGGTAAAACGGAGAGGGTGGTTGAGTGTATCAAGACTATGCTGGAGCTCATCGCTGAA GCTCCCATAAAGGGTCGTGCACAGCCATACGACCCCAACTTCTATGACGAAACGTATGAATATGGTGGTTTCACCGTGATGTTTGAAGAGAGGGGGGGTGGTCGCAGGCTCATGGGAGGGTTCCCCATGCGGGGGGGCAGGTCCAGCGGTGGAGACCGTGGATTTGAACGAATGCCCTCCAGCAGAGGGGGACGGGGACCAATGCCTCCCTCCCGCCGGGATTACGATGAGATGAGCCCTCGCCGTGGTCCTCCTCCACCTCACCCGAGTAGGGTTGGAAGGGGGAGTGGCCGTGGACGCAACATGCCTATGGGACACCCACACAGAGGAGG AGATGATCGTTACTATGACTCGTACCGTGGCTCAGATGACAGGTCAAA TGACAGAAGAGGCAGACCGGATCGCTATAGTGATAACATG AGTGGAGGAGGATATG ACAACAGTTCCTCCTGGGATAGTTATCAGTCAG GAGGACGTGGCTCCTACAGTGACATGGGTGGCCCTGTCATCACCACACAAGTGACGATCCCTAAAGAT TTGGCTGGCTCTATCATTGGTAAGGGAGGCCAGCGGATCAAACAGATCCGCCACGAGTCTGGAGCCTCCATCAAGATCGATGAGCCTCTGGAAGGTTCTGAGGACCGAATCATCACCATCACCGGCACCCAGGATCAGATCCAGAACGCCCAGTACCTTCTACAGAACAG
- the hnrnpk gene encoding heterogeneous nuclear ribonucleoprotein K isoform X1: METEIEQQEETAFSNTETNGKRPAEDADEQKSFKRSRNSDEMVELRILLQSKNAGAVIGKGGKNIKALRTDFNASVSVPDSSGPERILSISADIETVGEILLKIIPTLEEYQQYNGMDFDCELRLLIHQSLAGSIIGVKGAKIKELRENTKTSIKLFQECCPQSTDRVVLVGGKTERVVECIKTMLELIAEAPIKGRAQPYDPNFYDETYEYGGFTVMFEERGGGRRLMGGFPMRGGRSSGGDRGFERMPSSRGGRGPMPPSRRDYDEMSPRRGPPPPHPSRVGRGSGRGRNMPMGHPHRGGDDRYYDSYRGSDDRSNDRRGRPDRYSDNMSGGGYDNSSSWDSYQSGGRGSYSDMGGPVITTQVTIPKDLAGSIIGKGGQRIKQIRHESGASIKIDEPLEGSEDRIITITGTQDQIQNAQYLLQNSVKQYSGHLL; this comes from the exons ATGGAGACAGAAATCGAACAGCAAGAAGAGACTGCATTCAGCAACACAGAGACTAATG GTAAGCGCCCCGCTGAGGATGCAGATGAGCAGAAATCATTCAAGCGCTCTAGGAATTCGGACGAGATGGTTGAGCTTCGCATCCTCCTGCAGAGCAAA AATGCAGGAGCTGTAATTGGGAAGGGTGGCAAAAACATCAAAGCCCTTCGCACAGAC TTCAATGCCAGTGTGTCAGTCCCAGACAGCAGTGGGCCTGAGCG CATCCTGAGCATCAGTGCCGACATAGAGACAGTTGGAGAAATCCTGCTGAAGATCATACCAACCCTGGAAGAG TACCAGCAGTACAATGGAATGGATTTTGACTGTGAGCTTCGTCTGCTGATCCACCAGAGCCTGGCTGGCTCCATTATCGGTGTGAAGGGAGCCAAGATCAAGGAGCTCCGAGAG AACACAAAGACCAGCATTAAGCTGTTCCAGGAGTGTTGTCCTCAGTCGACAGACCGGGTGGTGCTGGTTGGTGGTAAAACGGAGAGGGTGGTTGAGTGTATCAAGACTATGCTGGAGCTCATCGCTGAA GCTCCCATAAAGGGTCGTGCACAGCCATACGACCCCAACTTCTATGACGAAACGTATGAATATGGTGGTTTCACCGTGATGTTTGAAGAGAGGGGGGGTGGTCGCAGGCTCATGGGAGGGTTCCCCATGCGGGGGGGCAGGTCCAGCGGTGGAGACCGTGGATTTGAACGAATGCCCTCCAGCAGAGGGGGACGGGGACCAATGCCTCCCTCCCGCCGGGATTACGATGAGATGAGCCCTCGCCGTGGTCCTCCTCCACCTCACCCGAGTAGGGTTGGAAGGGGGAGTGGCCGTGGACGCAACATGCCTATGGGACACCCACACAGAGGAGG AGATGATCGTTACTATGACTCGTACCGTGGCTCAGATGACAGGTCAAA TGACAGAAGAGGCAGACCGGATCGCTATAGTGATAACATG AGTGGAGGAGGATATG ACAACAGTTCCTCCTGGGATAGTTATCAGTCAG GAGGACGTGGCTCCTACAGTGACATGGGTGGCCCTGTCATCACCACACAAGTGACGATCCCTAAAGAT TTGGCTGGCTCTATCATTGGTAAGGGAGGCCAGCGGATCAAACAGATCCGCCACGAGTCTGGAGCCTCCATCAAGATCGATGAGCCTCTGGAAGGTTCTGAGGACCGAATCATCACCATCACCGGCACCCAGGATCAGATCCAGAACGCCCAGTACCTTCTACAGAACAG